From the Leptospira licerasiae serovar Varillal str. VAR 010 genome, one window contains:
- a CDS encoding MBOAT family O-acyltransferase produces the protein MIFTSTLFFVFFLIAYILYWSWESRKYREWVLLIASLVFYASWNPPFLLHLLGIVFLNYLFLKPIAKTKSKKLLTIIVLIDLINLGIFKYFYFVSDNLFYLTNLSLFDTSTFSFRIILPLAISFYTFQVMAFVIDVYRGKVEELPSFFHFTLFLLFFPQLVAGPIMRAKDFFPRLEHLRIHKTAIFTGLFLIGLGACKKILIADNLGSLIDPVFLRPKEYGSGSLLLATIGFTWQVYSDFSGYTDVAKGCALLFGFNIPRNFNAPFFSKNIHELWRKWHITLGTWLKDYIYIPLGGSRGSEARTNINQTITFALGGLWHGANWTFLAWGLSHGLFLFVERSMERKGISILPEVGKLFTGIRILWTYILFALAAVFFRSFSIGDSFYFFESWFYHIRPEQANTLSFNLVIPYIIGGIIFHAAEAPKRYPLWFQRNRTKLLLAFLLIGALIFGNYAGKGQDFIYFAF, from the coding sequence ATGATCTTTACCTCCACTTTATTTTTCGTATTCTTCCTGATCGCTTATATTCTATACTGGTCTTGGGAAAGCCGCAAGTATAGAGAGTGGGTGCTCCTAATCGCGTCATTAGTATTTTACGCTTCTTGGAATCCCCCTTTCCTTTTACATCTATTAGGGATTGTATTCTTAAATTATCTTTTTCTAAAGCCGATTGCTAAGACAAAAAGTAAAAAGCTTCTTACGATCATCGTCCTGATCGACTTGATTAACTTGGGAATATTCAAATATTTTTATTTCGTTTCGGACAACCTTTTCTATCTCACAAACTTATCTTTGTTCGATACCAGCACATTTTCTTTTAGGATCATTCTTCCTTTAGCGATCAGCTTTTATACATTCCAAGTAATGGCCTTCGTAATCGATGTGTATCGCGGGAAAGTAGAAGAGCTTCCGAGCTTCTTTCATTTTACCTTGTTCTTATTATTCTTCCCTCAGTTAGTCGCAGGACCTATCATGAGGGCAAAGGATTTTTTTCCAAGGCTGGAACATTTAAGAATCCATAAAACTGCGATCTTTACTGGTCTCTTTTTAATAGGGCTCGGAGCATGTAAAAAAATCTTGATCGCAGACAATTTAGGCAGTTTGATCGATCCCGTATTTTTAAGGCCGAAAGAATACGGAAGCGGATCTTTACTTTTAGCTACGATCGGATTCACATGGCAGGTTTATTCGGACTTTTCCGGTTACACCGACGTAGCCAAAGGCTGTGCTTTATTATTCGGATTTAATATTCCAAGAAACTTCAACGCCCCATTCTTCAGTAAGAATATCCACGAGCTATGGAGAAAATGGCATATTACCTTGGGAACCTGGCTTAAAGATTATATTTATATTCCTTTGGGGGGAAGTAGAGGTTCGGAAGCAAGGACCAATATAAACCAAACGATCACATTCGCATTGGGCGGTTTATGGCATGGAGCCAACTGGACATTCTTGGCCTGGGGACTTTCTCACGGACTATTCCTGTTTGTAGAAAGATCTATGGAAAGAAAAGGTATTAGTATCCTGCCTGAGGTCGGAAAACTTTTCACCGGAATTCGGATCCTTTGGACATATATTCTATTCGCCCTTGCTGCAGTATTCTTCCGTTCATTTAGTATAGGGGATTCTTTTTATTTTTTTGAAAGTTGGTTCTATCATATCCGTCCGGAACAGGCAAATACACTTTCTTTCAATTTAGTAATTCCTTATATTATCGGTGGGATCATTTTTCATGCCGCAGAAGCCCCTAAACGTTATCCTCTTTGGTTCCAAAGAAATCGGACCAAACTTTTACTTGCCTTCCTTTTGATCGGAGCTCTAATCTTCGGAAATTACGCGGGCAAGGGACAAGACTTCATTTACTTTGCATTTTAG
- the queA gene encoding tRNA preQ1(34) S-adenosylmethionine ribosyltransferase-isomerase QueA encodes MEFQDLSDFDFELPEDQIAKFPAAKRDKSRLLVLGRTREFLKEETEFSKILNYLIEGDVLVANATRVSKRRVFLVTETGRRHEAMFLSETEPRVWKTLTRNSKKLKLGDTVSDEATGNFLFTVERKEEEFTFFRAEIQLDENSFELIGRTPIPPYFKRESTTEDDVRYQTVYSKNLGSVAAPTAGLHFTPELLEELKNRNIEFLKLELKVGYGTFQSLSEDHFTNKKLHEEEFDLPSQTAELLNLAKKNGKRIISVGTTTLRALESAYDPDTKTFRSGEGKTRLFLQPEDSILSCEGLITNFHLPKSSLLLLVSAFAEKEKILKAYEFAIARNFRFFSYGDSMLILDPEKFPPLLI; translated from the coding sequence ATGGAATTCCAAGATCTATCTGATTTCGATTTTGAACTTCCCGAAGACCAGATCGCAAAATTTCCCGCTGCTAAAAGAGATAAGAGTAGGCTGCTTGTTTTAGGAAGAACTAGGGAATTTTTAAAGGAAGAAACAGAGTTTTCAAAGATACTAAACTACCTTATAGAAGGTGACGTATTAGTGGCAAATGCTACTCGGGTTTCCAAACGAAGAGTATTCCTTGTTACCGAAACGGGAAGAAGACATGAGGCAATGTTCCTGTCTGAAACGGAACCTAGGGTTTGGAAAACGCTTACTCGAAATTCTAAAAAGCTAAAGTTAGGAGATACAGTCTCGGACGAGGCCACCGGAAATTTTCTTTTTACAGTCGAACGAAAAGAGGAAGAATTCACATTCTTTCGGGCAGAGATCCAGCTCGACGAAAACTCATTCGAACTCATAGGTCGTACTCCAATCCCTCCTTACTTTAAAAGAGAAAGTACTACCGAAGACGATGTTCGTTACCAAACCGTATATTCTAAAAACCTAGGCTCGGTTGCCGCTCCTACTGCAGGTCTGCATTTTACTCCGGAACTATTAGAAGAACTGAAAAATCGGAACATAGAGTTTCTAAAACTAGAATTAAAAGTCGGATATGGGACTTTCCAATCCTTGAGCGAGGATCATTTTACGAACAAAAAATTGCATGAAGAAGAATTCGATCTTCCTTCTCAAACAGCGGAACTTCTCAACTTGGCCAAAAAGAATGGTAAAAGAATTATTTCTGTTGGCACTACGACACTCAGAGCCTTAGAATCCGCTTACGATCCGGATACTAAAACTTTCCGATCAGGAGAAGGAAAAACTAGGTTATTTCTACAACCGGAGGACTCTATCCTTAGCTGCGAAGGACTAATTACGAACTTCCATCTTCCCAAAAGTAGTTTGCTTTTATTGGTAAGCGCATTTGCAGAAAAAGAGAAAATACTCAAGGCGTACGAATTCGCAATAGCTCGAAATTTCCGTTTTTTTTCCTACGGAGATTCCATGCTGATTTTGGACCCTGAAAAGTTTCCCCCCTTACTTATTTAA
- a CDS encoding glycosyltransferase family 87 protein — protein MRIDLKKSGPVLVFFLFLAFLYANGFSRTDQSSDFSDYYEASRNFKQGKDLYSLDALSEVVQEFESGKLKIDQIFDPEVFFRIKAKVENVGSYIYPPTFAFLLIPISGLPFEVASAIFFTINFIALILSLFLIGKLVGRERSFLFLSAVLLLSLRFVENHQNNNQVGFLLLLLILVSVLVQKDWLSGLTLSLAIVIKITPAAFLFYFLYKKRPMVIVYAVIFALGWIALPALYNPEFTWKMNQTWYDLVLDKYLKSPALRAWKNNQSLNSTLSKYFLAYSDLLNQGRFGMPFATLTVNQVKTISGILSLGIAGPYLYRVYKGASEGFVLSGLFFFSVIFSGISWIHAFTFLLFPTAFVLSKLWPEQGEPLLIWEKWKSKLIKYRSATIFISVSILVLLLNRSFIGNIAEEAILMFSFLLYTSLIQYVCIFYSDRTA, from the coding sequence ATGCGGATCGACCTCAAAAAGTCCGGCCCTGTTTTAGTATTCTTTCTATTCTTAGCTTTTCTTTACGCAAACGGGTTCAGTCGTACGGACCAATCCTCCGATTTTTCGGACTATTACGAAGCCTCCCGAAATTTCAAACAAGGCAAAGACCTATATAGTCTGGACGCTTTATCCGAAGTGGTCCAAGAATTCGAAAGTGGTAAATTAAAAATAGACCAAATATTCGATCCGGAAGTGTTCTTTAGGATCAAAGCAAAAGTGGAAAATGTAGGCTCTTATATTTATCCGCCAACTTTTGCATTCTTACTCATCCCAATTTCAGGTCTTCCGTTTGAAGTCGCCTCCGCAATATTCTTTACGATCAATTTTATAGCGTTGATCTTAAGCTTATTCCTGATAGGCAAACTTGTAGGGAGAGAGAGATCTTTTTTATTCCTATCCGCGGTCTTACTCTTATCTCTACGCTTTGTAGAGAATCACCAGAATAATAACCAAGTCGGATTCTTGCTCTTACTTCTGATCTTGGTTTCCGTTTTGGTACAAAAGGATTGGTTGTCTGGACTTACTCTTTCTCTCGCAATCGTGATCAAGATCACTCCTGCAGCGTTCTTATTTTATTTCTTATATAAAAAGAGACCGATGGTGATCGTTTACGCTGTCATCTTTGCTTTAGGCTGGATCGCTCTACCTGCATTATACAATCCTGAGTTCACTTGGAAGATGAACCAGACCTGGTACGATCTAGTTTTAGATAAGTATCTCAAATCTCCCGCGTTAAGAGCTTGGAAAAATAACCAAAGTTTGAATTCCACACTATCTAAGTATTTTTTAGCATATTCTGATTTATTAAACCAAGGAAGATTCGGGATGCCGTTTGCGACTTTGACCGTAAATCAGGTTAAGACCATCTCCGGAATTTTAAGTTTAGGGATTGCAGGTCCTTATCTGTATAGAGTTTACAAAGGAGCCTCTGAAGGATTCGTTCTATCCGGACTATTTTTCTTTTCCGTAATTTTTAGCGGAATTTCTTGGATCCATGCGTTTACGTTCTTGTTATTTCCGACTGCATTCGTTCTTTCCAAACTTTGGCCGGAACAAGGAGAACCGCTCCTCATTTGGGAAAAATGGAAGTCGAAACTTATAAAATATAGGTCGGCTACAATCTTCATCTCTGTTTCCATCTTAGTATTACTTTTAAACAGAAGTTTTATAGGAAATATCGCGGAAGAGGCGATACTTATGTTCTCCTTCTTATTATATACTTCCTTAATACAATACGTATGTATTTTCTATTCGGATAGAACTGCTTAA
- a CDS encoding glycosyltransferase family 4 protein produces the protein MLKKENLKYKPRVAVDARPLSYGITGNSRYLAEVLQRLLRPDSPLEYYLYSNKPIHPVFNHLIGLTPTFIPSKLPGVLWLNFTMPSLVKKHRIDLFWGTLQLLPAFGLKIPTLVNYHDLNFKSAPETMTTANYWQHKILSPITLKKADKVLCLSQNTKNDILNFLPELEPKLEVVYPGVQGFGSVSAPEKTLPKNFLFSVGTLEPRKNLSTLVEAYLSLKKEEPNFPYPLVLAGRLGWKSEGLTSLLKEGGLEKDGIYFIENPDDSKLGWLYKNCSYFIFPSLHEGFGLPLLEAIRENKPCIVSDIPVFHEVLDEFTDSFVSPKNLEAWKNALSLAGKKGIYGRKPSRNDWSWDSTAKLVENSLVELWKSRKKNS, from the coding sequence ATGCTAAAAAAAGAAAACTTAAAGTACAAACCTAGGGTCGCGGTCGACGCAAGGCCATTGTCTTACGGGATCACAGGAAATTCCAGATACCTTGCGGAAGTTTTACAAAGACTTTTACGCCCTGATTCCCCTTTAGAATATTATCTTTATTCGAATAAACCGATCCATCCGGTATTCAATCATCTGATAGGACTTACTCCTACTTTTATTCCGAGTAAACTACCCGGAGTTTTATGGTTGAATTTCACCATGCCTTCTTTGGTAAAAAAACATAGGATAGATCTTTTTTGGGGGACTTTGCAGCTACTTCCCGCATTCGGCTTAAAAATCCCTACTTTGGTGAATTATCACGATCTAAATTTTAAGTCCGCTCCTGAGACAATGACGACTGCAAATTATTGGCAGCATAAGATCTTATCTCCGATCACATTAAAAAAAGCAGATAAAGTTCTTTGTCTTTCCCAAAATACGAAGAATGATATTCTAAATTTTTTACCGGAGTTAGAACCAAAACTAGAAGTTGTCTATCCGGGAGTGCAAGGTTTCGGATCCGTATCCGCTCCGGAAAAAACATTGCCTAAAAATTTTCTATTCTCCGTAGGAACCTTGGAACCTAGAAAAAATCTAAGTACTCTTGTGGAAGCTTATCTTTCCTTAAAAAAAGAAGAACCGAACTTTCCCTACCCTCTCGTCTTAGCCGGGAGATTAGGCTGGAAGTCGGAAGGTCTTACTTCTCTTTTGAAAGAAGGCGGCTTGGAAAAAGATGGGATCTATTTTATAGAAAACCCGGATGACTCCAAACTAGGGTGGTTGTATAAGAATTGCTCTTACTTCATCTTCCCTTCCCTGCATGAAGGTTTTGGTCTGCCTTTGTTGGAAGCAATTCGTGAAAACAAACCTTGTATCGTTTCGGATATTCCGGTGTTTCACGAGGTTTTAGATGAGTTTACGGACTCTTTCGTTTCACCCAAGAATTTAGAGGCTTGGAAAAACGCACTTTCCCTGGCCGGTAAAAAAGGGATCTATGGCAGAAAGCCGAGTAGAAACGATTGGTCTTGGGATTCCACTGCAAAGCTGGTCGAAAATTCTCTCGTAGAACTTTGGAAATCAAGAAAGAAAAACTCCTAG
- a CDS encoding LIC20162 family protein codes for MNKSDISKSVWWNWENSETEIRSAKIKKSKLRINYIPPFLAILVYGVFLFYLFPLRILVSTWIFKFVELLQITKVLKLSLLTDKRLYDYTALFVISYIAFAFFLDLVRFLRKNLFQSFVTEENRLAVTKWGLLGKETIRWNPDQTGLQIHHKSGWFRSLLGFEKLSFRIHLSETENSVLAESPYFFSKSNKDFLSSVFRSV; via the coding sequence ATGAATAAATCCGATATATCTAAATCCGTATGGTGGAATTGGGAGAACTCCGAAACGGAAATCAGATCCGCCAAGATCAAAAAAAGTAAATTAAGGATCAATTATATACCTCCCTTCCTTGCGATCCTGGTTTATGGAGTATTTTTGTTTTATTTATTCCCTTTAAGGATCTTAGTCTCTACTTGGATTTTCAAATTTGTAGAGTTGTTACAGATCACAAAAGTGCTGAAACTTTCCCTATTAACCGACAAAAGACTGTACGACTATACCGCACTTTTTGTGATCTCCTATATCGCGTTTGCATTCTTTTTAGATCTAGTACGATTTTTGAGAAAGAATCTATTTCAAAGTTTTGTTACGGAAGAAAATAGGCTCGCAGTCACCAAATGGGGACTTTTAGGCAAAGAAACTATTCGTTGGAACCCGGACCAAACCGGTCTACAGATCCATCACAAATCAGGATGGTTCCGTTCACTTTTAGGTTTCGAAAAACTATCTTTCAGAATCCATCTTTCGGAAACGGAAAACTCCGTACTTGCAGAATCTCCTTATTTCTTTTCCAAAAGTAATAAGGATTTTTTATCTTCCGTATTTAGATCCGTTTAA
- a CDS encoding MBOAT family O-acyltransferase codes for MLFNSAHFLVFLPIVLILAKILKGTYQRVFLLLASLYFYNAWHPASIVCDDIRTSTWYENWIDLSFCNFNINLYIIILIVSMIVDYVAGRLMSKEGISEQFRRLCLVASLITNLGILAYFKYTNFLLEVFADLFNQISTGEPLKIEHLKIILPVGISFYTFQSMSYTIDVFRRNLEARKSFLDFALYVSFFPQLVAGPIVRAHTFFRDLDDTPKVTAEDVQIAFAQILMGFTRKIVFADNLAKVVDFTFNNYKILNPAEIWVGAMAFGWQIYFDFAGYTDIAIGTARLFGYKFDPNFNFPMVARNIADHWSRWHISFSTWIRDYIYIPLGGSRVGILKGYRNLFITWLFAGVWHGAAYHFVGWGIWQGVMLGIHREYSKTKVAAWLNERGGLSYDIGARIFTMFCLSFGFIMFRAKTMKAAWAMMKSLVFAVPGGIYSVKTFVNYDYGILLVICFILSYYFSRNTIETIVENKKKFGVFVTANLFIILFFGAGGQNFLYFDF; via the coding sequence ATGCTGTTCAATTCAGCCCATTTTCTCGTATTTTTGCCGATCGTTTTGATCTTAGCAAAGATCCTAAAAGGTACATACCAAAGGGTTTTCCTTCTTCTTGCCAGTCTCTACTTTTATAACGCTTGGCATCCTGCTTCCATAGTTTGCGACGATATCAGGACCTCTACTTGGTACGAGAACTGGATCGATCTTTCCTTCTGTAACTTTAATATAAACTTATACATCATCATTCTGATCGTTTCCATGATCGTGGACTACGTTGCAGGTAGATTGATGAGTAAGGAAGGGATTTCCGAACAATTCAGAAGGCTTTGCTTAGTCGCATCTCTCATCACGAATCTTGGAATCTTAGCGTATTTCAAATATACAAACTTCCTATTGGAAGTTTTTGCAGATCTATTCAATCAGATCTCCACAGGCGAACCGCTTAAAATAGAGCATCTAAAGATCATTCTACCTGTTGGTATTTCATTTTATACGTTCCAGTCCATGAGTTATACCATAGACGTATTTCGCAGGAATTTGGAGGCGCGTAAATCCTTCTTAGACTTTGCGTTATATGTTTCCTTCTTCCCTCAATTGGTAGCCGGACCGATCGTTCGCGCTCACACTTTCTTTAGGGATCTGGACGATACTCCAAAGGTCACTGCAGAAGACGTGCAGATCGCGTTTGCTCAGATCCTGATGGGTTTTACCAGAAAGATCGTATTCGCGGACAACCTAGCAAAGGTAGTGGACTTTACATTCAATAATTATAAAATTCTAAATCCTGCGGAGATCTGGGTCGGTGCAATGGCTTTCGGCTGGCAGATCTATTTCGACTTTGCAGGTTATACCGATATCGCAATCGGAACAGCAAGGCTTTTCGGATACAAATTCGATCCGAACTTCAACTTTCCTATGGTAGCTAGGAATATTGCGGACCATTGGTCTCGTTGGCATATCTCCTTCTCCACTTGGATCAGGGATTATATTTACATTCCTCTCGGCGGTTCGCGGGTCGGGATCCTAAAAGGATACCGAAACCTTTTTATCACCTGGTTATTTGCAGGGGTTTGGCACGGAGCAGCTTATCACTTTGTCGGATGGGGGATCTGGCAAGGGGTTATGCTAGGCATTCATAGAGAATATTCTAAAACCAAAGTCGCGGCTTGGCTGAACGAAAGAGGAGGTTTAAGCTACGATATAGGAGCAAGGATCTTCACAATGTTCTGCCTTTCCTTCGGGTTCATCATGTTCCGTGCAAAAACAATGAAAGCCGCATGGGCAATGATGAAATCCCTTGTTTTCGCAGTACCAGGCGGGATCTATTCAGTTAAAACATTCGTAAATTATGATTACGGAATATTACTCGTGATCTGCTTCATTCTTTCCTATTATTTCTCCCGAAACACGATAGAGACAATCGTAGAAAATAAGAAAAAGTTCGGAGTATTCGTTACAGCGAACCTATTTATCATTCTGTTCTTCGGAGCAGGAGGCCAAAACTTCCTGTACTTCGATTTCTGA
- a CDS encoding SGNH/GDSL hydrolase family protein: MNPYISLIRQRSFWIPILVLALFDLCLQTGVYRPYLKKGSFAANVIRNTDYVLEKKAEFEPTILLLGTSVAHQGLSLKTLNETLEPYGEKIQSIAMEGTELVVQDALVRNLLPKFPKVHTVLHILEISTPWVDQEDLQIHTLAMLGELDRRLAFPLIYEFNYNVRYDDLGFLAFKSIAYRRDIRDFILDPSKRLKDISRRKKEVKLTPWPHENTNLPSISMFPEVKDIKSCLKITNPGNGIPAPIGSDQFHKKAIWDTCGLGEKTPVKVERTKQVNNYFHRLKILHNDIRQVGSENGQKIKIIGVIAPYSEIIKNWRSPDRNKIWEEEIQKIDPTTPLLDYQASLDGENNGDYYYDLIHLNKAGMEKFSAIFSADLPSILGLTRKK; the protein is encoded by the coding sequence GTGAATCCGTATATCAGTTTGATCCGTCAGAGAAGTTTTTGGATACCGATTTTAGTATTGGCCTTATTCGATCTATGCCTACAAACGGGAGTTTATAGGCCTTACCTTAAAAAAGGGTCCTTTGCAGCAAACGTTATCCGAAACACTGACTACGTCCTGGAGAAGAAGGCTGAATTCGAGCCTACGATACTTCTTCTTGGAACATCGGTCGCTCACCAAGGGCTCTCTCTCAAAACATTAAACGAAACTCTGGAACCTTACGGAGAAAAGATTCAATCTATCGCGATGGAAGGGACCGAGCTTGTAGTGCAAGACGCACTTGTACGTAACCTTCTTCCTAAATTCCCTAAAGTTCACACCGTTTTACATATACTCGAGATCTCCACTCCCTGGGTAGACCAAGAGGATCTGCAAATCCACACTCTTGCGATGCTCGGAGAATTGGATAGAAGGTTGGCATTTCCTTTAATCTACGAATTCAATTATAATGTGCGTTATGACGACCTTGGATTTTTGGCCTTCAAAAGTATCGCATACAGAAGAGATATTCGTGACTTTATATTAGATCCTTCTAAACGTCTGAAAGACATCAGCAGAAGAAAGAAAGAAGTCAAACTCACTCCTTGGCCTCATGAGAATACGAATCTTCCTAGCATCAGCATGTTCCCGGAAGTGAAGGATATCAAATCCTGCCTGAAGATCACTAATCCCGGGAACGGGATCCCCGCACCTATAGGTTCGGACCAATTCCACAAAAAAGCGATCTGGGACACTTGCGGTTTAGGAGAAAAAACTCCGGTAAAAGTAGAAAGGACCAAACAGGTAAATAACTACTTCCATAGATTAAAGATCCTGCATAATGATATCCGCCAAGTCGGTTCGGAAAATGGACAAAAGATCAAAATAATCGGAGTGATCGCACCTTATAGTGAGATCATTAAAAATTGGCGAAGCCCGGACAGGAACAAAATCTGGGAAGAAGAGATCCAAAAAATCGATCCAACCACTCCTCTTCTCGATTACCAAGCGAGCCTGGATGGAGAGAATAACGGGGATTATTATTACGATCTAATCCATTTGAATAAGGCTGGAATGGAAAAATTTTCAGCGATATTCTCCGCTGATCTACCTTCTATTCTTGGATTAACCCGGAAAAAATAA
- a CDS encoding S16 family serine protease: MLKKVLPGQTEIRFKAAKPAKLNGLPDFLVFHKEEVRTFRQALGNPGLFRHILITGPEIEANLLQFGQYLEEIVKDQPVVAEPNPTLLSLAGFPLDSKYRPGKISEANGGLLLLPIKPFVEDPDLYYFLKGVLLTGKIDFLSLPEGADSKNINRFHPSIDSRFRLILVGEETEVDSISQIDADFYGSFDFKIHMPYEISLEKSWLPIFSGLVKSWEKPGYPPLDQAALDSLLELALRWNDSQTRLSLHLSELRSFVREVLAFNNKGKKAVGRAEIEAGPALIQKRTAIHKRKYIENIKEGLIGVPLKGKKTGRINGLSVILLQSSLLDFGQVNQVSARVSLGSGNLINIEREVNLSGSLHDKGVFILQSYIKGMFSHTQSFGLDASILFEQNSSPIDGDSASCAELLALLSALSGLEIPCNIAVTGALSQYGDILPVGSVNTKIQAWYDVIRLTGSSREKYKIYIPKDNMRDLNLPREIRESMKKGNFQIFSCSHVEDLIPDIFGIPAGRISKSGKYPNGSLFRIIEERIDRKRDGEES; encoded by the coding sequence GTGTTAAAAAAGGTTCTTCCTGGGCAAACTGAGATTAGATTTAAAGCGGCAAAGCCGGCCAAACTGAACGGACTGCCAGATTTTTTAGTATTTCATAAGGAAGAGGTGAGAACATTTCGCCAAGCCCTAGGAAATCCAGGACTCTTCCGACATATTCTGATTACCGGCCCTGAGATAGAAGCAAACCTTTTGCAATTCGGGCAATACCTAGAAGAGATCGTAAAAGACCAACCTGTAGTAGCGGAACCGAATCCTACCTTATTGTCCCTGGCAGGTTTTCCTTTAGATAGCAAGTATAGACCGGGAAAAATTTCAGAAGCGAACGGTGGACTTTTACTTCTTCCCATCAAACCGTTTGTAGAAGATCCGGATCTTTATTATTTTCTGAAAGGTGTACTTCTGACCGGCAAAATAGATTTTTTATCTCTTCCGGAAGGAGCAGATTCCAAAAATATCAATCGATTCCATCCTAGTATAGATTCCAGATTCAGACTTATTTTAGTGGGAGAAGAAACGGAAGTGGACTCTATCTCTCAAATAGATGCCGACTTTTACGGAAGTTTCGATTTTAAGATCCACATGCCATACGAGATCAGTTTGGAAAAATCCTGGCTTCCCATTTTTTCAGGATTGGTTAAATCTTGGGAGAAACCAGGTTATCCTCCTTTGGACCAGGCCGCACTGGACTCTCTTCTAGAACTTGCGCTTAGATGGAACGATAGTCAGACTAGACTTTCTCTTCACCTTTCGGAACTTCGTTCTTTTGTGAGGGAAGTATTAGCATTTAATAATAAAGGTAAAAAAGCAGTGGGTAGGGCGGAGATAGAAGCAGGCCCGGCTCTCATCCAGAAAAGGACAGCCATCCACAAAAGAAAATATATAGAGAATATCAAAGAAGGCCTTATTGGTGTCCCGCTCAAAGGAAAAAAGACCGGAAGGATCAACGGACTTTCCGTAATTTTATTGCAATCTTCTCTCTTGGATTTCGGTCAAGTGAACCAAGTATCCGCCAGGGTTTCCTTGGGCTCCGGAAATCTGATCAATATAGAAAGAGAAGTCAATCTTTCAGGAAGCCTTCACGACAAGGGTGTCTTTATCCTACAGTCCTATATCAAAGGAATGTTCTCTCATACTCAGTCTTTCGGTTTGGATGCCTCTATTCTTTTCGAACAGAATAGTTCTCCGATCGACGGGGACTCTGCAAGTTGTGCGGAACTTTTGGCACTTCTTTCCGCGCTTTCCGGACTAGAGATCCCTTGTAATATCGCAGTGACAGGAGCTCTTTCCCAGTATGGGGATATCCTACCGGTGGGTTCAGTGAACACTAAGATACAGGCTTGGTACGATGTGATCCGTCTGACTGGTTCTTCTAGAGAAAAATATAAAATTTATATCCCTAAGGACAATATGAGGGATCTGAATCTTCCTCGAGAGATCCGGGAAAGTATGAAAAAGGGGAATTTCCAGATATTCTCCTGTTCCCATGTAGAAGATCTGATCCCGGACATTTTCGGGATCCCGGCAGGTAGGATCTCCAAATCAGGCAAATATCCGAACGGTTCTCTTTTTAGGATCATAGAAGAAAGAATCGATCGAAAACGAGACGGGGAAGAAAGTTAA